The proteins below are encoded in one region of Amycolatopsis magusensis:
- a CDS encoding oligopeptide/dipeptide ABC transporter ATP-binding protein, producing MSLLELDGVHVVHRIAGDRLFGRASVYALTDAHLTLNPGETVGVVGESGCGKSTLAKVLVGLQRPTSGTVRYRGDSLWEMRAADRAGRFGRDVGMIFQDPATALNRRLAVSRIIRDPLDVHRVGTGASRTERVRELMSLVGLPDSVADAVPGQLSGGQRQRVAIARALALEPSLLVADEPTSALDVSVRAQILNLLIDLREKLGLAMVFVSHDIQTVRKMSDRIVTMYLGRVVEEAPATELPGAARHPYTRALFSATPSLLDPVEPIVLSGPVPSATAPPSGCGFRTRCPKATGACAEALPPLSTGSPGHTYRCIHPEMPAETIGVSPS from the coding sequence GTGAGCCTGCTCGAACTCGACGGCGTGCACGTGGTGCACCGGATCGCCGGTGACCGGCTGTTCGGCCGCGCCTCGGTGTACGCGCTGACCGACGCGCACCTGACGCTGAACCCCGGCGAAACCGTGGGTGTGGTGGGCGAATCCGGCTGCGGGAAGTCCACTTTGGCCAAGGTCCTCGTCGGCCTGCAGCGGCCGACCTCGGGCACCGTGCGCTACCGCGGCGACTCGCTGTGGGAAATGCGGGCCGCCGACCGGGCCGGGAGGTTCGGCCGGGACGTCGGCATGATCTTCCAGGACCCGGCCACCGCGCTGAACCGTCGGCTGGCGGTGTCCCGGATCATCCGCGACCCGCTCGACGTGCACCGCGTGGGCACGGGCGCGTCACGCACCGAGCGGGTGCGGGAGCTGATGTCCCTGGTCGGGCTGCCGGACAGCGTCGCGGACGCGGTCCCCGGCCAGCTGTCCGGCGGGCAGCGCCAGCGCGTGGCGATCGCCAGGGCGCTCGCGCTGGAGCCGTCGCTGCTGGTGGCCGACGAGCCGACCTCGGCGCTGGACGTCTCGGTCCGCGCGCAGATCCTCAACCTGCTCATCGACCTGCGGGAGAAGCTCGGCCTGGCGATGGTCTTCGTCTCCCACGACATCCAGACCGTGCGGAAGATGAGCGATCGCATCGTCACCATGTACCTCGGCCGCGTGGTCGAGGAAGCGCCGGCCACCGAACTGCCCGGCGCGGCGCGGCACCCGTACACCAGGGCGCTGTTCTCGGCCACGCCGAGCCTGCTGGACCCGGTCGAGCCGATCGTGCTGAGCGGGCCGGTGCCCTCGGCCACCGCACCGCCGAGCGGCTGCGGATTTCGCACGAGGTGCCCGAAAGCGACCGGCGCCTGCGCCGAAGCCCTGCCCCCGCTGTCCACCGGCTCGCCCGGTCACACCTATCGCTGCATCCACCCGGAAATGCCCGCCGAGACCATCGGAGTGAGCCCATCATGA
- a CDS encoding dihydrodipicolinate synthase family protein has protein sequence MTATRFAGVIPPLCTPLHDDWTIDTASFRRHIDGQLTAGVHGIFVLGSSGEVPFLPDGHRRVVLETAVDQAAGRVPVLAGCIDMTTLRVLGHVRDAEAAGADAIVVTAPYYTRTHVAEIERHFRLIREHTELPIFAYDIPVAVHNRLDREMVLRLAAEGVLAGLKDSSGDEAGFRFVLLGKKERGLDSFAVFTGSELVVDAALSMGADGVVPGLANVDPDGYVAIHRHVLAGELDAARRIQERLLRLFTITDVAPPARMGRGSAALGAFKAAMKLRGFIDNAVMAPPQLPLNAEELLQIKEKLAESGLV, from the coding sequence ATGACCGCCACGCGATTCGCCGGGGTCATCCCGCCCCTGTGCACCCCGCTGCACGACGACTGGACCATCGACACCGCCTCGTTCCGGCGGCACATCGACGGCCAGCTGACCGCCGGAGTGCACGGGATCTTCGTGCTCGGCTCATCCGGCGAGGTGCCCTTCCTGCCCGACGGGCACCGCCGCGTGGTGCTGGAGACCGCCGTGGACCAGGCCGCCGGGCGCGTGCCCGTGCTGGCCGGGTGCATCGACATGACCACCCTGCGCGTGCTCGGCCACGTCCGCGACGCCGAAGCCGCCGGTGCCGACGCGATCGTGGTCACCGCGCCCTACTACACGCGCACCCACGTGGCCGAGATCGAGCGGCACTTCCGGCTCATCCGCGAGCACACCGAGCTGCCGATCTTCGCCTACGACATCCCGGTGGCCGTGCACAACCGGCTGGACCGCGAGATGGTGCTGCGGCTGGCGGCCGAGGGCGTGCTCGCCGGGCTGAAGGACTCCAGCGGCGACGAAGCCGGGTTCCGGTTCGTGTTGCTGGGCAAGAAGGAGCGTGGGCTCGACTCGTTCGCCGTGTTCACCGGTTCCGAACTGGTGGTGGACGCGGCGCTGTCGATGGGCGCGGACGGCGTGGTGCCCGGGCTGGCCAACGTCGACCCGGACGGCTACGTGGCCATCCACCGCCACGTACTGGCCGGTGAGCTGGACGCCGCCCGGCGGATCCAGGAACGCCTGCTGCGCCTGTTCACCATCACCGACGTGGCACCGCCGGCGCGCATGGGCCGCGGTTCGGCCGCGCTCGGCGCGTTCAAGGCGGCCATGAAACTGCGCGGGTTCATCGACAACGCGGTGATGGCGCCGCCGCAACTGCCGCTTAACGCCGAAGAACTGCTGCAGATCAAGGAGAAGCTCGCCGAATCGGGGCTGGTCTGA
- a CDS encoding beta-galactosidase: MFGKIHYGADYNPEHWSAEVWDADIELMAESGVTMVTAGIFSWAGVEPRPGEYDFGWFDTVMDKLGAAGVEVCLATMTASPPPWLTHLHPEVLPVRADGTRLAAGARQQFCPSSEVFRRYATRLAEQVATRYGDHPALSMWHIGNEYGCHIRACYCDISAADFRRWLAERYGDIAALNNAWSTTFWSQQYDDWAEVFPPRVAPTFPNPAQQLDFHRFSSDASLGCYLAEQRVLRRLTPGVPITTNFVGRVQKSLDWHRWVPHEDVVSLDSYPDPYDPRSHVEAAFAYDLVRSLKDGKPWMLLEQAPSAVNWRNRNSPKAPGEMRLGSWQAVARGADAILFFQWRQTSGGAEKFHSAMVPHGGRETRTFREVSALGRELATVSELAGTRIDADVAILHDWESWWGLELDSHPSGDLDQLETHLVHYAPLFDAGITCDVRHPADDLSKYKLVVVPNLYLIDEAVAANLRRYVARGGHLVVSFFSGIVDACDRAYLGGYPVPLREILGLRVDEFWPLPDGGSTVVRFADGVESGATVWSEWVELEGAEAIAEFAGGELGGRPAVTRHEFGAGVAWYLATRPDADGMRALFDRVTAEASAAPVLAGLPDGVQAVVRRGTEHDYLIVLNHNTTGVTVPLPVPAPDLLGDPEVVLDEVVLGSRGVAVLRRTP; the protein is encoded by the coding sequence ATGTTCGGGAAGATCCACTACGGCGCGGACTACAACCCGGAGCACTGGTCCGCCGAGGTCTGGGACGCCGACATCGAGCTGATGGCCGAGTCCGGGGTGACCATGGTGACCGCGGGCATCTTCTCCTGGGCCGGCGTGGAACCGCGGCCGGGCGAGTACGACTTCGGCTGGTTCGACACGGTGATGGACAAGCTCGGTGCCGCCGGGGTCGAGGTCTGCCTGGCCACGATGACCGCCTCTCCCCCGCCGTGGCTGACCCACCTGCACCCCGAGGTGCTGCCGGTGCGGGCGGACGGCACGCGGCTGGCCGCCGGTGCGCGCCAGCAGTTCTGCCCGTCCAGCGAGGTGTTCCGGCGTTACGCCACGCGACTCGCCGAGCAGGTCGCCACCCGCTACGGCGACCACCCCGCGTTGTCGATGTGGCACATCGGCAACGAGTACGGCTGCCACATCCGGGCGTGCTACTGCGACATCTCGGCGGCGGACTTCCGGCGGTGGCTCGCCGAGCGCTACGGCGACATCGCCGCGCTGAACAACGCCTGGAGCACCACCTTCTGGTCGCAGCAGTACGACGACTGGGCCGAGGTGTTCCCGCCGCGGGTGGCACCGACGTTCCCGAACCCGGCGCAGCAGCTGGACTTCCACCGGTTCTCCTCGGACGCCTCGCTCGGCTGCTACCTCGCCGAGCAGCGGGTCCTGCGGCGGCTCACCCCGGGGGTGCCGATCACCACGAACTTCGTCGGCCGGGTGCAGAAATCGCTCGACTGGCACCGCTGGGTCCCGCACGAGGACGTGGTCAGCCTCGACTCCTACCCCGACCCGTACGACCCGCGGTCCCACGTCGAGGCCGCTTTCGCCTACGACCTGGTGCGCTCGCTCAAGGACGGCAAGCCGTGGATGCTGCTGGAGCAGGCACCCAGCGCGGTGAACTGGCGCAACCGCAACAGCCCCAAGGCACCCGGTGAGATGCGGCTCGGCAGCTGGCAGGCGGTGGCCAGGGGCGCCGACGCGATCCTGTTCTTCCAGTGGCGGCAGACCAGCGGTGGCGCGGAGAAGTTCCACTCGGCGATGGTGCCGCACGGCGGCCGGGAGACCCGCACCTTCCGCGAGGTGAGCGCGCTCGGCCGCGAGCTGGCCACGGTCTCGGAACTCGCGGGCACCAGGATCGACGCGGACGTGGCGATCCTGCACGACTGGGAAAGCTGGTGGGGGCTGGAGCTGGACTCCCACCCCTCCGGTGACCTGGACCAGCTCGAAACGCACCTGGTGCACTACGCACCACTGTTCGACGCCGGGATCACCTGCGACGTGCGACACCCCGCGGACGACCTGTCGAAGTACAAGCTCGTCGTGGTGCCGAATCTGTACCTGATAGACGAGGCGGTCGCGGCCAACCTGCGCCGCTACGTCGCACGCGGCGGGCACCTGGTGGTGTCGTTCTTCTCCGGCATCGTGGACGCCTGCGACCGCGCGTACCTCGGCGGTTATCCCGTGCCACTGCGTGAAATCCTCGGGCTGCGGGTGGACGAGTTCTGGCCGCTGCCCGACGGCGGTTCGACCGTGGTGCGGTTCGCCGACGGGGTCGAGAGCGGCGCGACGGTGTGGTCGGAATGGGTCGAACTCGAAGGCGCCGAGGCGATCGCCGAGTTCGCCGGTGGTGAGCTCGGCGGGCGGCCCGCGGTGACCAGGCACGAGTTCGGCGCCGGGGTCGCCTGGTACCTGGCGACCCGCCCGGACGCCGACGGCATGCGCGCGTTGTTCGACCGCGTCACCGCGGAAGCGTCGGCCGCTCCGGTCTTGGCGGGACTGCCGGATGGGGTGCAGGCCGTGGTCCGCCGCGGCACCGAGCACGACTACCTGATCGTGCTGAACCACAACACCACCGGCGTCACCGTGCCACTGCCCGTCCCCGCACCGGATCTCCTGGGAGACCCCGAGGTCGTACTGGACGAAGTCGTGCTCGGCTCGCGTGGGGTCGCCGTACTGAGGAGAACCCCGTGA
- a CDS encoding sialidase family protein, with product MKRALLLVCLLLAGFAVPATAAPALGQQVLFKASQDPGYACFRIPAIVKTARGTLLAFAEGRVDNCGDTGDIDLVLKRSEDGGRTWSPLQVVNSGDGDTHGNPVPVVDRQTGRVVLVSTYNAGRADDKGCAIPCPRFPHQQHSDDDGRTWSAPRDIGAQVKRPEWTAWYASGPVHGIQLEKGPHAGRLVFGVNAETARGTDSVENHATLVYSDDHGDNWKIGALNDFPHPVGGTYTQKPQEISVAELADGSVYAAGREQGGTDVGNRTFAISRDGGESFSTPFTTIPDLVTPIVQGSVLRLQRPGKPERLLFSSPSDTDRRRWMMIRSSYDGGRSWETVEQGTRLTSDWSGYSDLVQISDPRSAAVEIGLMYEGGPVDARDEIRFARFDEEYLGWKNPAGPSTPGHSRRHADATVVGGSSTVDGRFGRAMTLDGYLRVPYDSAQPPGAGEFTWSGWFRYGEHKSDQVLTWLGGMGGTAPQVWLRAEPRLGRLVATMTTPGGTRTITTGSAYDDQRWHHVALRRTGASLTLTVDGTEAAAGPAPAGSVSQTVSWQFVVGQRLDNTQRWTGDLDEIRFHRRALPDADLTRLREQNAAVPEGQVLHLPLDRITR from the coding sequence GTGAAGCGTGCGCTGCTCCTGGTCTGCCTGCTGCTGGCGGGTTTCGCGGTGCCCGCCACCGCGGCTCCCGCTCTCGGCCAGCAGGTGTTGTTCAAGGCCTCGCAGGATCCGGGGTACGCCTGCTTCAGGATCCCCGCGATCGTGAAGACGGCGCGCGGCACCCTGCTCGCCTTCGCCGAGGGCCGCGTGGACAACTGCGGTGACACCGGGGACATCGACCTGGTGCTCAAGCGGTCGGAGGACGGCGGGCGCACCTGGTCGCCGCTGCAGGTGGTGAACTCCGGTGACGGGGATACCCACGGCAACCCGGTGCCCGTCGTGGACCGGCAGACCGGGCGGGTCGTGCTGGTCAGCACCTACAACGCGGGCCGCGCCGACGACAAGGGCTGCGCGATCCCGTGCCCGCGGTTCCCGCACCAGCAGCACAGCGACGACGACGGCCGGACGTGGTCGGCCCCGCGGGACATCGGCGCGCAGGTCAAGCGTCCGGAATGGACAGCGTGGTACGCCTCGGGCCCGGTCCACGGCATTCAGCTGGAGAAGGGCCCGCACGCGGGACGGCTGGTGTTCGGCGTGAACGCGGAAACGGCCCGTGGCACCGATTCGGTGGAAAATCACGCGACGCTGGTCTACAGCGACGACCACGGGGACAACTGGAAGATCGGTGCGCTGAACGACTTCCCGCACCCGGTCGGCGGCACGTACACCCAGAAACCGCAGGAGATCAGCGTCGCCGAACTGGCCGACGGCTCGGTCTACGCGGCCGGGCGCGAGCAGGGCGGCACCGACGTCGGCAACCGGACGTTCGCGATCAGCCGCGACGGCGGCGAGTCGTTCAGCACCCCGTTCACCACGATCCCGGACCTGGTGACGCCGATCGTGCAGGGCTCGGTGCTGCGGTTGCAGCGGCCGGGCAAGCCGGAGCGGCTGCTGTTCTCGTCGCCGTCGGACACCGACCGGCGGCGGTGGATGATGATCCGGTCGTCCTACGACGGCGGGCGCAGCTGGGAAACCGTGGAGCAGGGCACGCGGCTCACGTCGGACTGGTCGGGCTACTCGGACCTGGTGCAGATCAGCGATCCCCGGTCCGCCGCGGTGGAGATCGGGCTGATGTACGAAGGCGGCCCGGTGGACGCACGCGACGAGATCCGGTTCGCCCGGTTCGACGAGGAGTACCTGGGCTGGAAGAACCCGGCCGGACCGTCCACTCCGGGCCATTCACGGCGGCACGCGGACGCCACCGTGGTCGGCGGTTCCTCCACAGTGGACGGCCGCTTCGGACGGGCGATGACCTTGGACGGCTACCTGCGGGTGCCCTACGACAGCGCCCAGCCGCCGGGCGCCGGTGAATTCACCTGGAGCGGCTGGTTCCGCTACGGCGAGCACAAGAGCGACCAGGTGCTGACCTGGCTGGGCGGGATGGGCGGGACGGCGCCGCAGGTGTGGCTGCGGGCCGAACCCCGGCTGGGACGGCTGGTCGCCACGATGACCACCCCGGGCGGCACCAGGACGATCACCACGGGCAGCGCGTACGACGACCAGCGGTGGCACCACGTGGCCCTGCGGCGCACCGGCGCCAGCCTGACCCTGACCGTCGACGGCACCGAAGCCGCGGCGGGCCCGGCACCGGCGGGTTCGGTCAGCCAGACCGTCTCGTGGCAGTTCGTCGTGGGGCAGCGGCTGGACAACACCCAGCGCTGGACCGGCGACCTGGACGAGATCCGCTTCCACCGCCGCGCCCTCCCGGACGCCGACCTGACCCGCCTGCGCGAACAGAACGCCGCCGTCCCGGAAGGCCAGGTCCTGCACCTGCCCCTGGACCGGATCACCCGGTAG
- a CDS encoding Dabb family protein: MIRHTVAFRLRHAPGSAEEREFLTAALALGDIPGVEKFEQLRQTSAKNDFRFGFSMEFADQAAYTAYNEHPVHTAFVAQRWVPEVEDFLEIDYAPL; this comes from the coding sequence ATGATCCGCCACACCGTCGCGTTCCGGCTCCGCCACGCCCCCGGCTCGGCCGAGGAGCGCGAGTTCCTGACCGCCGCGCTCGCCCTCGGTGACATCCCCGGCGTGGAGAAGTTCGAGCAGCTGCGCCAGACCAGCGCCAAGAACGACTTCCGGTTCGGTTTCTCGATGGAGTTCGCCGACCAGGCCGCCTACACCGCCTACAACGAGCACCCCGTGCACACCGCCTTCGTCGCGCAGCGCTGGGTGCCCGAGGTCGAGGACTTCCTCGAGATCGACTACGCGCCACTGTGA
- a CDS encoding phosphotransferase: MKDLPDGVGERDLRAVLRDWDIEVAALDYAAVGFGDYHWIATGAAGRRWFVTLADLAHKVHCGPDATAARDGLGQAMDTAWSLREERGLAFVVAPARTPGGETLRPAGERYAVSVFPFLDGVSGEFGEEARGSVVDLLAELHGVEPPSRVPVLDPDLASRARLEASLGELDRAWTGGPYAEPARALLAGHAPGLRGRLAELDHRIARLSPDRVVTHGEPHPGNVLWSGESRLLLDWDTVGLAVPERDLAFATEAELERYAGLTGHRPDPDALACYRLRWDLDEVATYVTWFRAPHSRSEDKELAWTELAEIVARLDQVRSM; the protein is encoded by the coding sequence ATGAAGGATCTTCCGGACGGAGTCGGCGAACGGGACCTGCGTGCGGTACTGCGCGACTGGGACATCGAGGTGGCCGCGCTCGACTACGCGGCGGTCGGTTTCGGCGACTACCACTGGATCGCCACCGGCGCGGCGGGGCGGCGCTGGTTCGTCACACTGGCCGACCTGGCGCACAAGGTCCACTGTGGACCGGATGCGACCGCGGCCCGCGACGGTCTCGGGCAGGCCATGGACACCGCGTGGAGCCTGCGCGAAGAACGTGGCCTGGCGTTCGTGGTAGCCCCGGCGCGCACACCGGGCGGCGAGACGCTGCGGCCGGCGGGGGAGCGGTACGCGGTGAGCGTTTTCCCCTTCCTGGACGGGGTTTCCGGCGAGTTCGGGGAGGAAGCACGCGGCTCGGTGGTCGATCTGCTCGCCGAACTGCACGGCGTCGAGCCGCCGTCGCGGGTGCCGGTGCTCGACCCGGACCTCGCGTCGCGGGCACGGCTGGAAGCCTCACTCGGAGAACTGGACCGCGCGTGGACGGGCGGGCCGTACGCCGAACCGGCGCGGGCACTGCTGGCCGGACACGCACCCGGACTCCGGGGGCGGCTGGCCGAACTCGACCACCGGATCGCGCGCTTGAGCCCCGATCGGGTGGTGACGCACGGCGAACCGCACCCCGGGAACGTGCTGTGGTCCGGGGAGTCCCGGCTGCTGCTCGACTGGGACACCGTGGGGCTCGCGGTGCCCGAGCGCGACCTCGCCTTCGCCACCGAGGCGGAACTCGAGCGGTATGCCGGGCTGACCGGTCACCGGCCGGACCCGGACGCGCTGGCGTGCTACCGCCTGCGCTGGGACCTCGACGAGGTCGCCACCTACGTCACGTGGTTCCGGGCGCCGCACAGCCGGTCCGAGGACAAGGAACTGGCCTGGACGGAACTGGCGGAGATCGTGGCGCGGCTCGATCAGGTCCGCTCGATGTGA
- a CDS encoding ZIP family metal transporter produces the protein MELLAAGGWGLLAGSALLLGALLGYLARIPAGIVASIMAFGSGVLLSAVSFELIAEAHERGGLLATAIGALAGAVIYTLANVVLARRGARHRKRSGDQQPSETEQSGSGTAIALGALLDGVPESMVIGTSLLGGGSVSTVTVLAVFISNVPEGLSSASGMRRAGRGAKYVFALWAGIAVISAGAAMVGYGLLGGVPGPVLAAITALAGGAILAMIADTMIPEAFADAHLWIGLITVAGFLTAFAVSHL, from the coding sequence GTGGAACTGCTCGCCGCCGGCGGCTGGGGCCTGCTGGCCGGGTCGGCACTGCTGCTCGGCGCCCTGCTCGGGTACCTGGCCCGCATCCCGGCCGGGATCGTCGCCTCGATCATGGCCTTCGGCAGCGGGGTGCTGCTCTCGGCGGTCTCGTTCGAACTGATCGCCGAGGCCCACGAACGCGGCGGTCTCCTGGCCACCGCGATCGGCGCGCTGGCCGGCGCGGTCATCTACACGCTGGCGAACGTGGTGCTGGCACGCCGCGGCGCCCGGCACCGCAAGCGCTCCGGTGACCAGCAGCCCAGCGAAACCGAACAGTCCGGTTCGGGCACGGCGATCGCGCTGGGCGCGCTGCTCGACGGCGTGCCGGAGTCCATGGTGATCGGCACGAGCCTGCTCGGCGGCGGTTCGGTCAGCACGGTCACCGTGCTCGCGGTGTTCATCAGCAACGTGCCCGAAGGCCTGTCGAGCGCTTCCGGTATGCGGCGCGCCGGGCGGGGCGCCAAGTACGTTTTCGCGCTGTGGGCCGGGATCGCGGTGATCAGCGCGGGCGCGGCGATGGTCGGCTACGGCCTGCTCGGCGGGGTCCCCGGTCCGGTGCTGGCCGCGATCACCGCGCTGGCCGGCGGCGCGATCCTGGCGATGATCGCCGACACGATGATCCCCGAAGCCTTCGCGGACGCGCACCTGTGGATCGGCCTGATCACCGTAGCGGGCTTCCTCACCGCGTTCGCCGTCTCACACCTCTGA
- a CDS encoding ATP-binding protein, translated as MSEQLPVRPSAERGPGQAALIALAAAVVVAGLWLWVVLVLPADGRGPVVTLAVLTGLALCAAAFVAVLRTGQLERTRSEIQAARTTVDAHDAELAKLAEHTLPAAVAMLRDGASADTVFAEIPRPPGEHHARLLRAMVWEISIGERRRAAATAACANAAGRVQALATSMMANLRELENRASEDLLGELMVLDHSTAQTGRLADSIAVLTGARSGRRWTKPIVMESVLRGAMGRIGAYQRVRVHSTSTAAVAGYAAEDVMHALAELMDNGTRFSAPSEEVHVYVEDLHNGVVVTIEDGGLGMKPQALLRAEAAVATTKPLDLTALTGTRLGLAVVGCLARKHDLHVFFRPSSRGGTGVVLRIPNQLITQARQDPIELTPRRQPPRELPEPATVGAPVIEQAESAGLPKRPRGQTLAASRPSPAPRADTPRPRTDSGSRFGAYQAGRARKPDTDR; from the coding sequence ATGTCGGAACAGCTGCCCGTCCGTCCCAGCGCGGAGCGGGGACCGGGCCAAGCGGCGCTCATCGCGCTGGCCGCCGCCGTGGTGGTCGCCGGGCTGTGGTTGTGGGTGGTGCTGGTGCTCCCGGCCGACGGGCGCGGGCCGGTCGTCACCCTCGCCGTGCTCACCGGGCTGGCGCTGTGCGCGGCCGCCTTCGTCGCGGTCCTGCGCACCGGGCAGCTCGAGCGGACGCGGAGCGAGATCCAGGCCGCCCGCACCACCGTCGACGCCCACGACGCCGAACTGGCCAAGCTGGCCGAGCACACCCTGCCCGCCGCCGTGGCGATGCTGCGCGACGGCGCGTCCGCGGACACCGTGTTCGCCGAGATCCCCCGTCCGCCGGGAGAGCACCACGCGCGGCTGCTGCGCGCGATGGTGTGGGAGATCAGCATCGGCGAACGGCGGCGGGCCGCGGCCACGGCCGCGTGCGCGAACGCCGCCGGCCGGGTGCAGGCGCTGGCCACCAGCATGATGGCCAACCTGCGCGAGCTGGAGAACCGGGCTTCCGAGGATTTACTGGGCGAGCTGATGGTGCTCGACCACAGCACCGCGCAGACCGGCAGGCTCGCGGACAGCATCGCGGTGCTCACCGGCGCCCGCTCCGGGCGCCGCTGGACCAAGCCGATCGTGATGGAGAGCGTGCTGCGCGGCGCGATGGGCCGGATCGGCGCGTACCAGCGCGTCCGGGTGCACTCGACGAGCACCGCGGCGGTCGCCGGGTACGCGGCCGAGGACGTGATGCACGCGCTGGCCGAGCTGATGGACAACGGCACCCGGTTCTCCGCGCCGTCGGAGGAGGTCCACGTCTACGTCGAGGATTTGCACAACGGCGTGGTGGTGACCATCGAGGACGGCGGCCTCGGCATGAAACCGCAGGCGCTGCTCCGGGCCGAGGCGGCGGTGGCCACCACCAAGCCGCTCGACCTGACCGCGCTCACCGGCACCCGGCTCGGCCTGGCCGTGGTCGGCTGCCTGGCCCGCAAGCACGACCTGCACGTGTTCTTCCGGCCGTCCTCGCGCGGCGGCACCGGCGTGGTGCTGCGCATCCCGAACCAGCTGATCACCCAGGCCCGCCAGGACCCGATCGAACTGACCCCGCGCCGGCAGCCCCCGCGCGAACTGCCCGAGCCCGCGACCGTCGGCGCGCCCGTGATCGAGCAGGCCGAGAGCGCCGGTCTGCCCAAGCGGCCGCGCGGGCAGACACTGGCCGCTTCCCGGCCCTCCCCCGCCCCGCGCGCCGACACCCCCCGGCCGCGGACGGACTCCGGTTCCCGCTTCGGTGCCTACCAGGCGGGCCGGGCGCGCAAACCGGACACCGACCGGTGA
- a CDS encoding roadblock/LC7 domain-containing protein, whose product MNTTDPSLEWLLENLVRNTPGARHALVLSRDGLKLCHTPALGVDQADQLAAIAAGVQSLCYGASAEFGDGTGGVRNSMTEFHGGLLFIVDAGEGAHLAVIAAEDADVGLIGHNMDELVEQIGAYLTAPPRHAQPSALT is encoded by the coding sequence ATGAACACGACTGATCCGAGCCTCGAGTGGCTGCTGGAGAACCTGGTGCGCAACACCCCCGGCGCCCGCCACGCGCTGGTGCTGTCCAGGGACGGGCTCAAGCTCTGCCACACCCCCGCACTCGGCGTCGACCAGGCCGACCAGCTGGCCGCGATCGCCGCCGGGGTGCAGTCGCTGTGCTACGGCGCTTCGGCGGAGTTCGGCGACGGCACCGGCGGCGTGCGCAATTCGATGACCGAGTTCCACGGCGGGCTGCTGTTCATCGTCGACGCCGGTGAGGGCGCCCACCTCGCGGTGATCGCCGCCGAGGACGCCGACGTCGGCCTCATCGGGCACAACATGGACGAACTCGTCGAGCAGATCGGCGCGTACCTGACCGCACCGCCGCGCCATGCGCAGCCCAGCGCGCTGACATGA